A stretch of the Helicoverpa armigera isolate CAAS_96S chromosome 5, ASM3070526v1, whole genome shotgun sequence genome encodes the following:
- the LOC110371262 gene encoding succinate--CoA ligase [GDP-forming] subunit beta, mitochondrial, protein MAALKRPKNLKLLTVLVPRFCPQVSARRNLNLQEFHSKDLLKKYQVSVQDFRVIDSKLDTKALADFKADEYVVKAQILAGGRGKGHFDNGFKGGVHLTKNRDEVIKLAKNMIGHKLITKQTPKDGIMVEKVMVAESVNIVRETYFSIVMERSFNGAAIVASPAGGMDIEAVAEKTPHLLKTVPVDIYEGVTDKLANEIADFLEFKGALKGKCAEEIKKLWQLFLKVDATQLEINPLVETDDGRVISVDAKINFDDNANFRQQEIFALDDLSESDPREREAAALNIVYIDMDGSIGCMVNGAGLAMATMDIITLNGGKAANFLDLGGGVGPKQVSAAMRILESDPKVKTIFINVFGGIVDCATIAQGIITACKERLPKHPIIIRLEGTNSNQARKVLQESGLPLQIIKDVDEAAKTAVKLAQ, encoded by the exons ATGGCTGCGTTAAAAAGGCCGAAGAATCTGAAACTACTAACCGTGCTAGTGCCCAGATTTTGTCCGCAAGTGTCAGCGAGAAGAAACTTAAATTTGCAGGAATTCCACAGTAAAGACTTGCTCAAAAAGTATCAAGTTTCTGTTCAAGACTTCCGAGTTATTGACTCTAAACTTGACACTAAAGCCCTGGCCGATTTTAAGGCTGATGAATATGTTGTAAAAGCGCAGATTCTAGCCGGTGGTCGTGGTAAGGGCCACTTCGATAATGGCTTTAAAGGAGGTGTCCACCTGACCAAGAACCGCGatgaagttataaaattagCAAAGAATATGATTGGACACAAATTGATTACCAAACAAACACCAAAAGATGGGATAATGGTCGAGAAGGTAATGGTTGCAGAGAGTGTAAACATTGTGCGAGAGACATACTTCAGTATTGTGATGGAGAGGTCGTTCAATGGTGCTGCGATAGTTGCGTCTCCCGCCGGCGGTATGGACATTGAGGCGGTCGCTGAAAAGACGCCACACTTGTTGAAGACTGTACCTGTTGATATCTATGAGGGTGTCACAGACAAATTAGCTAATGAAATAGCAGATTTTTTGGAATTCAAAGGAGCATTAAAGGGAAAATGTGCTGAAGAGATTAAAAAGCTTTGGCAGCTATTTTTAaag GTAGATGCCACGCAGCTGGAGATTAACCCTCTAGTAGAGACTGATGATGGCCGAGTGATCTCTGTGGATGCTAAGATTAACTTTGATGACAATGCCAACTTCAGGCAGCAGGAAATATTTGCCCTTGATGACTTATCTGAGAGTGATCCTAGAGAA AGAGAGGCTGCAGCTCTAAACATTGTATACATAGACATGGATGGCAGCATTGGCTGCATGGTCAATGGTGCTGGCCTAGCTATGGCAACCATGGACATCATCACCCTGAACGGAGGCAAAGCTGCAAACTTCTTGGACCTTGGTGGTGGTGTAGGCCCTAAACAAGTGTCAGCTGCTATGAGGATCCTGGAATCAGACCCTAAAGTGAAGACAATCTTCATCAATGTGTTTGGTG GTATTGTGGACTGTGCTACGATTGCTCAGGGTATTATCACGGCGTGCAAGGAGCGCCTCCCAAAACACCCAATCATCATCAGATTAGAAGGCACCAACTCAAATCAAGCAAGAAAGGTGCTACAAGAGTCTGGTCTGCCACTTCAGATCATCAAGGATGTTGACGAGGCAGCCAAAACTGCTGTTAAACTAGCACAGTAA
- the LOC110384223 gene encoding small ribosomal subunit protein uS7 — protein sequence MAEENWNDDNAEAGSMAVDNAPLPLAADIPEIKLFGRWSCYDVQVSDMSLQDYISVKEKYAKYLPHSAGRYAHKRFRKAQCPIVERLTNSLMMHGRNNGKKLMAVRIVKHAFEIIHLLTGENPLQVLVTAIINSGPREDSTRIGRAGTVRRQAVDVSPLRRVNQAIWLLCTGAREAAFRNIKTIAECVADELINAAKGSSNSYAIKKKDELERVAKSNR from the coding sequence ATGGCTGAGGAGAACTGGAATGATGACAACGCCGAAGCGGGCAGCATGGCTGTTGACAACGCGCCTCTGCCCCTAGCCGCTGACATTCCCGAAATTAAACTCTTCGGAAGATGGAGCTGTTATGATGTCCAGGTCTCTGACATGTCCCTGCAGGATTATATCTCCGTTAAAGAGAAGTACGCTAAGTACTTGCCCCACTCCGCTGGCAGGTATGCCCACAAAAGATTCCGTAAGGCTCAGTGCCCCATCGTTGAGCGTTTAACCAACTCTCTAATGATGCACGGCCGTAACAATGGCAAGAAGCTCATGGCTGTGAGGATCGTCAAGCACGCGTTCGAAATCATTCACTTGCTGACCGGAGAGAACCCTCTGCAGGTGCTTGTCACAGCCATCATCAACTCCGGCCCTAGGGAAGACTCTACTAGGATCGGTCGCGCTGGTACAGTGCGTCGTCAGGCTGTGGATGTGTCTCCCCTGCGCCGTGTAAACCAGGCTATCTGGTTATTGTGCACTGGTGCGCGTGAGGCTGCATTCAGAAACATTAAGACTATCGCTGAGTGCGTTGCTGATGAACTCATCAACGCAGCCAAGGGTTCATCTAACTCTTATGCCATCAAGAAGAAGGATGAGTTGGAGCGTGTTGCTAAATCCAACCGTTAA
- the LOC110384034 gene encoding AP-3 complex subunit mu-1 produces MIHSLFIINPSGDVFLEKHWRSVVPRSVCDYYLEAQRASPNDVPPVLAAPHHYLISIQRGGVALVAVCMQEVAPLFVIEFLHRVVDTFQDYFSDCTETIIKENYVVVYELLDEMLDNGFPLATESNILKELIKPPNILRTIANTVTGKSNVSSILPSGQLSNVPWRRSGVKYANNEAYFDVVEEVDAIIDKSGATVSAEIQGYIDCCIKLSGMPDLTLTFVNPRLFDDVSFHPCVRFKRWESERILSFIPPDGNFRLMSYHIGSQSVVAIPIYVRHNLTLRSNGDQGRLDLTVGPKQTMGRTLENVALEICMPKCVLNCSLTANQGKYSYDPVSKVLLWDIGRIELPKLPNIRGTVSVATGADTSGANPSINVHFTIPQLAVSGLRVSRLDMYGAKYKPFKGVKYVTKAGKFHVRM; encoded by the exons ATGATTCACAGCTTGTTTATAATAAACCCATCTGG GGATGTGTTTTTAGAGAAGCATTGGCGAAGTGTAGTGCCAAGATCAGTATGTGACTACTACTTGGAGGCACAGCGGGCTTCTCCTAAC GATGTTCCGCCCGTTTTGGCCGCACCCCATCACTACTTGATATCAATCCAGAGAGGTGGTGTGGCCCTGGTGGCGGTCTGCATGCAAGAAGTGGCTCCATTGTTTGTGATTGAGTTCTTGCACAGAGTGGTTGATACATTCCAA GACTATTTTTCAGACTGTACTGAGACTATAATTAAGGAAAACTATGTAGTTGTTTATGAG TTGCTAGATGAGATGCTTGACAATGGCTTCCCTCTGGCTACAGAGAGTAATATTCTCAAGGAATTGATAAAACCACCAAATATTTTAAGGACTATTGCGAATACTGTTACTGGAAAATCTAA CGTATCTTCAATACTGCCATCCGGGCAGCTGTCGAACGTGCCATGGCGTCGCTCAGGCGTCAAGTATGCGAACAACGAGGCATACTTCGACGTTGTAGAAGAAGTAGACGCCATTATAGACAAGAGTGGTGCTACTGTATCTGCTGAAATACAGGGTTAT atTGACTGTTGTATAAAGTTGAGTGGGATGCCAGATCTAACCCTTACGTTTGTAAACCCGCGTCTGTTCGACGATGTCTCATTCCATCCTTGTGTGAGATTCAAACGATGGGAG tCTGAAAGGATACTATCATTCATCCCGCCGGACGGTAACTTCAGACTGATGTCGTACCACATCGGATCTCAGAGCGTCGTGGCAATACCGATATACGTGCGACACAACCTCACGCTCCGGTCTAACGGAGACCAGGGACGGTTAGACCTCACTGTTGGACCTAAGCAAACTATGGGAAGGACTTTGGAAA ATGTAGCATTAGAGATCTGTATGCCAAAGTGTGTGCTGAACTGCTCTCTGACTGCAAATCAGGGCAAATATTCTTATGATCCTGTCAGTAAGGTGCTACTATGGGATATAGGCCGCATAGAGCTGCCGAAACTGCCTAATATTAGAGGAACT GTATCAGTAGCCACAGGGGCGGATACATCAGGTGCCAACCCGAGCATCAACGTACACTTCACGATTCCTCAGCTGGCAGTCAGCGGGCTCAGAGTGAGCCGCCTCGACATGTACGGCGCTAAGTACAAGCCCTTCAAGGGCGTAAAGTACGTTACGAAGGCGGGAAAGTTCCACGTGCGCATGTGA
- the LOC110384028 gene encoding short transient receptor potential channel 4, producing MSHLDQLTDSIESHQLPKVSILERVISSRFPKIMRRSEHTYGERDRSSRLLGQDSSRFGERKAYSAPRFGHPNLIPGSRSSRFYNVQVEDKSCSPTSRRSKLLTESHPSIKTRLSKNSKTCEGLNPESGEDDDDLDDDHIHLPKLKPKEAEFLQYVAEDDIPGLTKFMECVCFATELNVNCTNFQGVSALHIAIQNRSHQMVEFLLKLPYLEIGDGVLQAIRCNDIRIGEILLDAQQKISPGLEFAGAAHSADFPPHVTPLILAAQMGHYEIVSCLISRGHTINRPHLANCPCGCCRGGCSHDDPLHESSMRLSQYRAIASPAYMVHVSSDPVLTSFCLAAELAENAATYRQLAAAYLQVADDVSAFAVDLIGCCRTAEEVELVLKQTSGCKGRRHFVLPRLLMAVDYKQKEFVAHPNTQQVLESYWLGNWEGWRTKSLFAKAGTFLIRVFITPVMLIVCMVAPRHRLVAHWQIPLNKLITHVAAYFVFLALIFYISNQDKFCLKRGPPNTGAEAPLILYVCGYAWSALRMIVMQGPYRYFTKMWNWTEIMMLTLFTLTFVFWVLAAIDVAIYDEEDLERKFWSQHDPTLLAEGTFCLATIFAFFRLMFLCQLNYHLGPLQVSLGKMTIDIYKYIIIFAIIISAFTAGLARFYQYYDGMVYEDEFGMKTVQVSSFTSLTDTLNTLFWALFCMAPLESADVVLENTRDHAEKAHENRHSYTERIGYFCFGCFEVISVIVVLNMLIATMSNTFQKVNDNVDIEWTFGKTEVYIDYMLQTTLPSPLNLIPTAAGVGSLVEWIRARRNRSQGVCARWSPQYCCYIERDVEAPNHKEYPALMSVLVQRYFRDKDCSLLTANRIESELASMRRNLACIRVPRPV from the exons ATGTCCCACCTGGACCAGCTAACAGATTCCATAGAGAGCCATCAATTACCGAAAGTATCGATATTGGAAAGGGTCATTTCAAGTAGATTTCCAAAAATCATGCGTAGATCTGAACATACGTACGGGGAACGGGATCGCTCAAGCAGGCTCCTTGGTCAAGATTCAAGCAGATTCGGTGAAAGGAAGGCTTATTCGGCACCAAGGTTTGGTCATCCGAATCTTATCCCTGGTTCCCGATCAAGTCGCTTCTACAATGTACAAGTGGAAGACAAATCGTGCTCGCCTACATCTCGTCGGTCAAAGCTTCTCACCGAGAGTCACCCTAGCATCAAAACAAGACTATCGAAAAACTCCAAAACATGTGAGGGATTGAACCCG GAGAGCGGCGAAGACGATGATGATCTTGATGATGATCACATACATTTACCAAAACTAAAACCCAAGGAAGCAGAGTTCTTACAATATGTTGCCGAAGATGACATCCCAGGCCTTACAAAGTTTATGGAATGCGTATGTTTTGCGACTGAACTGAATGTGAACTGCACAAACTTTCAG GGAGTGTCGGCGCTCCACATAGCCATACAAAACAGATCCCATCAGATGGTTGAATTTCTCTTGAAGCTTCCGTATCTGGAGATCGGTGACGGTGTATTGCAGGCGATCCGCTGTAACGATATACGAATTGGGG AGATTCTGTTGGACGCTCAGCAGAAAATATCGCCGGGATTAGAGTTCGCGGGCGCGGCTCACTCGGCGGACTTCCCGCCACACGTGACTCCGCTCATCCTGGCAGCTCAGATGGGGCATTACGAGATAGTCTCGTGTCTCATAAGTCGAGGACACACGATCAACCGTCCTCATTTAGCTAACTGTCCGTGTGGTTGCTGCAG GGGGGGTTGTTCGCATGACGATCCTTTACACGAGAGCAGCATGCGACTATCGCAGTACCGCGCTATCGCGTCCCCAGCTTACATGGTGCACGTATCCTCGGACCCCGTGCTGACCTCGTTCTGCCTCGCTGCCGAACTCGCAGAAAACGCTGCCACTTACAGACAATTGGCTGCAGCCTATCTACAGGTAGCCGATGACGTCAGCGCGTTCGCCGTTGACCTCATAG GATGTTGTCGAACCGCTGAAGAAGTGGAATTAGTTCTAAAGCAAACTTCGGGATGTAAGGGACGTCGACACTTCGTATTACCACGGTTGCTCATGGCTGTTGACTACAAACAGAAGGAATTTGTCGCTCATCCCAATACTCAACAG GTGCTAGAGTCTTACTGGCTTGGTAATTGGGAAGGTTGGAGAACCAAATCCTTGTTCGCAAAAGCTGGTACATTTCTAATACGAGTATTCATTACTCCAGTCATGCTTATAGTTTGCATG GTAGCGCCGCGTCATCGCCTCGTAGCACATTGGCAGATACCGTTGAACAAACTGATTACTCACGTCGCCGCATACTTCGTGTTCCTTGCCCTAATCTTCTATATTTCTAATCAAGATAAATTTTGTCTGAAGCGAGGACCCCCAAACACAG GTGCGGAGGCTCCACTGATTTTGTACGTGTGTGGCTATGCCTGGTCAGCTCTCCGCATGATCGTCATGCAAGGTCCATACCGGTACTTCACCAAGATGTGGAACTGGACTGAGATCATGATGCTCACTCTGTTCACATTAACCTTCGTATTTTGGGTGTTAGCTGCCATCGACGTTGCCATTTATGATGAGGAGGATTTAG AACGCAAATTTTGGTCTCAGCACGACCCGACTTTATTAGCCGAGGGCACGTTCTGCCTGGCGACTATATTCGCTTTCTTCCGACTTATGTTCCTGTGCCAGTTGAACTACCATCTAGGGCCGCTGCAG GTATCATTAGGGAAAATGACTATCGACATTtacaagtacataataatatttgcaataaTTATAAGCGCATTTACCGCTGGCCTCGCGCGTTTCTATCAATATTACGACGGCATGGTATACGAAGATGAATTCGGAATGAAGACTGTACAG GTATCGTCATTCACAAGTTTAACCGATACTCTGAACACTTTATTCTGGGCTTTGTTTTGTATGGCTCCTTTGGAAAGTGCCGACGTGGTGCTGGAAAATACGCGGGACCACGCAGAAAAGGCTCATGAGAATAGACATTCGTACACGGAACGTATCGGATACTTTTGTTTTGGAT gTTTCGAAGTTATATCCGTAATAGTTGTTCTGAACATGCTCATAGCAACTATGTCCAACACATTTCAAAAAGTAAACGACAATGTTGACATAGAATGGACGTTCGGAAAGACTGAG GTATACATAGACTACATGCTGCAGACCACACTGCCGTCGCCTCTGAACTTAATCCCCACGGCTGCAGGTGTGGGTAGCCTCGTAGAGTGGATCCGAGCTCGACGCAATCGCAGCCAGGGAGTCTGCGCTCGGTGGTCTCCTCAGTACTGCTGTTATATT GAGCGTGATGTAGAAGCACCGAATCATAAGGAGTATCCAGCCCTGATGTCGGTTCTGGTACAGCGGTACTTCAGAGACAAGGATTGTTCACTCCTGACTGCTAACCGGATCGAGAGCGAATTGGCGTCTATGCGCAGAAACCTTGCTTGTATCAGGGTTCCTCGTCCAGTTTAA
- the LOC110384020 gene encoding odorant receptor 4, which translates to MSESTIEQAKREIDESLVLSAFCMRRIGLSFQEPKTGSAYLRQKLMLIVSVCGICYHVFSEIVFIGLTLSNSPRVEDVVPLFHTFGYGALSIAKVFVLWYKKDVFRQLLNELAGIWPMPPLEEEAQTIKNKSLAALRITHRWYFFINVSGVWFYNLTPIVVYLFGLIQNKDDTIGYVWSSWYPFDKHQTLAHIAVYLFEIFAGQTCVWIMVSTDLLFSAMASHISILLRLLKRRLEAVGTGDDDHYQEIVGNIKLHQRLITYCNDLENAFSLSNFVNIMLSSVNICCVVFVIVLLEPFMAISNKLFLGSALIQIGMLCWYADDIFHANADVAAAAYNSGWYRTNPRCRRALLFLIKRAQKPIAFTAMGFTNITLVTYSAILTRSYSYFALLYTMYSDD; encoded by the exons ATGTCCGAGTCAACAATAGAACAAGCGAAACGGGAAATTGATGAATCCCTGGTTCTAAGCGCATTTTGCATGCGTCGCATCGGGCTGTCATTCCAGGAACCAAAGACCGGCTCGGCTTATCTCCGTCAGAAGCTGATGCTCATAGTGTCCGTCTGCGGTATCTGTTACCACGTATTCAGTGAAATCGTCTTCATAGGTCTCACGTTGTCTAATTCGCCACGAGTCGAAGATGTCGTTCCACTTTTCCATACTTTTGGCTACGGTGCTTTAA GTATTGCGAAGGTATTTGTATTGTGGTATAAAAAAGACGTGTTCCGTCAGCTACTGAATGAGTTGGCAGGCATATGGCCGATGCCTCCGCTGGAAGAGGAAGCGCAAACCATTAAGAACAAGAGTCTCGCCGCTCTCCGCATCACGCATAGAT GGTATTTCTTCATAAACGTATCAGGCGTATGGTTCTACAACTTGACGCCAATCGTCGTCTATCTATTTGGTCTGATCCAAAATAAAGATGATACGATCGGCTACGTATGGTCGTCGTGGTATCCATTTGATAAACACCAAACGCTTGCACATATCGCCGTTTATCTCTTTGAAATATTCGCAG GTCAAACCTGCGTTTGGATTATGGTCAGCACAGATCTCTTATTCTCAGCAATGGCCAGTCACATAAGTATACTGTTACGCCTACTTAAGCGAAGGCTGGAGGCAGTGGGTACAGGCGACGACGACCACTATCAGGAGATAGTGGGGAACATCAAGTTGCATCAACGACTTATAAC ATACTGCAACGATTTAGAGAACGCTTTCTCCTTGTCGAACTTCGTGAATATTATGTTGAGCTCCGTCAATATCTGCTGCGTGGTATTCGTTATTGTG CTCCTAGAGCCGTTTATGGCCATAAGCAATAAGCTGTTTTTGGGCTCAGCTTTAATTCAAATTGGGATGCTTTGTTGGTACGCTGACGACATTTTCCATGCG AATGCTGATGTGGCGGCAGCGGCTTACAATAGTGGATGGTACCGTACCAATCCTCGGTGTCGCCGCGCCCTCCTTTTCCTTATAAAGAG agCCCAAAAACCTATTGCATTCACAGCAATGGGATTTACTAATATAACCCTCGTTACTTATTCAGCG ATTCTGACGAGATCATATTCATATTTCGCATTACTGTATACCATGTACAGTGATGATTAG